The following are from one region of the Microbacterium sp. BK668 genome:
- a CDS encoding DUF817 domain-containing protein — MRSSTPLERRIDAVAQTLLRDASARGARAGLVEFAVFVLKQAWACVFGAALLAVIVAARLWYPDDAVLARNDFLTVAAIVIQIVMLAARLETGRELWVIVLFHLTGTAMELFKTDVGSWAYAADGVLRIGAVPLFSGFMYAAVGSYMVRVYRLFDLGFTRYPRRWLTVIVAAAIYVNFFTHHFWIDLRWVLLAAVVLLWLRTTMYARIWRRVLRMPQLAAFAGVALFIYLAENIGTWAGAWSYPDQVDGWHPVALSKLVSWFLLMIISVVLVTLVYPPRPPTADEADTGSRDEIRMEPDASS; from the coding sequence ATGCGCAGCTCCACGCCGCTCGAGCGCCGGATCGACGCCGTCGCGCAGACCTTGCTGCGGGATGCGTCGGCGCGTGGAGCGCGGGCGGGGCTCGTCGAGTTCGCGGTGTTCGTCCTCAAGCAGGCGTGGGCCTGCGTCTTCGGCGCGGCGCTCCTGGCGGTCATCGTCGCCGCGCGGCTGTGGTACCCCGACGACGCGGTGCTGGCGCGCAACGACTTCCTGACGGTCGCGGCGATCGTCATCCAGATCGTCATGCTCGCCGCGCGACTGGAGACGGGCCGCGAGCTCTGGGTCATCGTCCTCTTCCACCTGACCGGCACGGCGATGGAGCTGTTCAAGACCGACGTCGGCTCGTGGGCCTACGCCGCGGACGGCGTGCTGCGGATCGGGGCAGTGCCGCTGTTCAGCGGCTTCATGTACGCCGCTGTGGGCTCGTACATGGTGCGCGTGTACCGCCTCTTCGACCTCGGCTTCACCCGCTACCCGCGGCGGTGGCTGACGGTGATCGTCGCCGCCGCGATCTACGTCAACTTCTTCACGCATCACTTCTGGATCGACCTGCGCTGGGTGCTCCTCGCGGCCGTCGTCCTGCTGTGGCTGCGCACCACCATGTACGCGCGCATCTGGCGCAGGGTGCTCCGGATGCCGCAGCTCGCCGCCTTCGCCGGCGTCGCGCTGTTCATCTACCTCGCCGAGAACATCGGGACGTGGGCGGGGGCGTGGAGCTACCCCGACCAGGTGGACGGCTGGCACCCGGTGGCGCTGTCGAAGCTCGTCTCGTGGTTTCTGCTCATGATCATCTCGGTCGTGCTCGTCACGCTCGTCTACCCACCGCGACCGCCGACCGCCGACGAGGCGGACACAGGATCGAGGGACGAGATCAGGATGGAACCGGATGCCTCGTCCTGA
- a CDS encoding DUF3107 domain-containing protein, with protein MEIRIGIANTGRELSFETNEAADAVKKSVAEALDSAATHLTFNDSKGNSYIVPTAGLAYIEFGREESRRVGFVA; from the coding sequence GTGGAGATCCGCATCGGCATCGCGAACACCGGCCGTGAGCTCAGCTTCGAGACGAACGAGGCCGCCGACGCCGTCAAGAAGTCGGTGGCGGAAGCGCTCGACTCGGCCGCGACGCACCTGACCTTCAACGACTCGAAGGGCAACTCCTACATCGTGCCCACCGCGGGGCTGGCCTACATCGAGTTCGGCCGCGAGGAGTCGCGGCGCGTCGGCTTCGTCGCCTGA
- a CDS encoding DUF559 domain-containing protein produces the protein MHTSVARRAGYGPGLIARAVEQGLVQRIRRSWIVGMDADHPTIASLRAGGRITCVSALARIGIWVPPGASADPRVHVAVAGNASRFDSAGLRVHWGKGPAPIALRAVVEHPLNVLFHVSECLELTPALAVWDSAANKSVVSAAALARVEWRGRRAQELARATSVLSDSGLETHAAVGFRALGLGVRQQVWIGGQPVDLLIGDRLVVQVDGAHHLDKTQRRRDISHDAKLRLMGYTVFRFDYQQVLFDWPLVESTVTMAVAQGLHRSDGR, from the coding sequence GTGCACACGAGCGTCGCGCGGCGCGCCGGCTACGGGCCGGGGCTCATCGCGCGCGCGGTCGAGCAGGGTCTCGTGCAGAGGATCCGACGCTCCTGGATCGTCGGGATGGACGCGGACCACCCGACGATCGCCTCGCTGCGGGCCGGTGGGCGCATCACGTGCGTCTCCGCGCTCGCCCGCATCGGCATCTGGGTGCCGCCGGGCGCGTCGGCGGACCCTCGGGTCCACGTGGCGGTCGCGGGAAACGCATCGAGGTTCGATTCGGCGGGGCTTCGGGTGCACTGGGGTAAGGGGCCCGCGCCTATCGCGCTGCGGGCCGTGGTGGAGCATCCGCTCAACGTCCTCTTCCACGTCTCCGAATGCCTCGAGCTCACGCCGGCGTTGGCGGTCTGGGACTCCGCGGCGAACAAGAGCGTCGTCTCGGCCGCGGCGCTGGCAAGGGTCGAGTGGCGCGGCCGCCGAGCGCAGGAACTCGCTCGCGCGACCTCCGTGCTGTCCGACTCCGGACTCGAGACGCATGCCGCGGTCGGGTTCCGCGCGCTCGGCCTGGGCGTCCGTCAGCAGGTCTGGATCGGCGGACAGCCGGTTGATCTGCTCATCGGGGATCGACTCGTCGTGCAGGTCGACGGCGCTCATCATCTCGACAAGACCCAGCGAAGGCGAGACATCAGCCATGACGCCAAGCTCCGGCTCATGGGCTACACGGTGTTCAGATTCGACTACCAGCAGGTGCTGTTCGACTGGCCGCTCGTGGAGTCGACCGTCACAATGGCCGTCGCGCAAGGCCTCCATCGCAGCGACGGCCGGTGA
- a CDS encoding SHOCT domain-containing protein, which yields MRFFDTDEYEGFWGSFGDIIWWFLWAFVFVAYLFVLFAIISDLFRDRKLSGWWKAVWILFLIFLPFLTALVYLIARGAGMGERAAKEAQTVRAAQDAYIKSVAAPASPADEIAKAKALLDAGTITQAEYDAIKAKALA from the coding sequence ATGCGATTCTTCGACACCGACGAGTACGAGGGCTTCTGGGGCTCCTTCGGCGACATCATCTGGTGGTTCCTGTGGGCGTTCGTGTTCGTCGCCTACCTGTTCGTGCTGTTCGCCATCATCTCCGACCTCTTCCGCGACCGGAAGCTCAGCGGCTGGTGGAAGGCGGTCTGGATCCTCTTCCTGATCTTCCTGCCGTTCCTCACGGCGCTGGTCTACCTCATCGCGCGCGGTGCGGGTATGGGAGAGCGGGCCGCGAAGGAGGCCCAGACCGTGCGCGCCGCGCAGGACGCGTACATCAAGTCCGTAGCCGCGCCGGCGAGCCCCGCGGACGAGATCGCCAAGGCCAAGGCGCTCCTCGACGCCGGAACGATCACGCAGGCGGAGTACGACGCCATCAAGGCCAAGGCGCTCGCCTGA
- a CDS encoding DEAD/DEAH box helicase encodes MTTFADLGVDQDIVDALASKGIVDAFPIQEQTIPLGIPGQDIIGQAKTGTGKTFGFGIPVVQRLGLDPAPGVKALIVVPTRELCVQVYEDIDMLTQNRPTSVVAIYGGKAYEGQIEQLKAGAQIVVGTPGRLIDLNNQRLLDLSQAAEVVLDEADKMLDLGFLPDIEKIFQKVPAIRHTQLFSATMPGPIVALARRFMSNPIHIRATDPDEGLTQANIKHLVYRAHSLDKDEVIARILQAEGRGKTVIFTRTKRAAQRLVDELGDRGFNAAAVHGDMSQESRERSMAAFKAGKRDVLIATDVAARGIDVDDVTHVINHTIPDDEKTYLHRAGRTGRAGKTGIAVTFVDWEDLHKWALINRALEFGQPEPVETYSSSPHLFSDLDIAEGTKGRIATAPKTQAVKTQPAARAADAAAEGTGDGGTTRRRRRRSRASSGVGSTFAEGVPTDGQGGGTDAAASTDRTAEGAGTHDGQGKEHHDGNPGAARRRRRRRRPSAPTTGA; translated from the coding sequence GTGACGACCTTCGCCGACCTCGGCGTCGATCAGGACATCGTCGACGCCCTCGCCTCCAAGGGCATCGTCGACGCGTTCCCCATCCAGGAGCAGACGATCCCACTCGGGATCCCGGGTCAGGACATCATCGGACAGGCCAAGACCGGAACGGGCAAGACGTTCGGCTTCGGCATCCCCGTCGTGCAGCGCCTGGGCCTCGACCCCGCGCCCGGCGTCAAGGCGCTCATCGTCGTGCCGACGCGCGAGCTGTGCGTTCAGGTCTACGAGGACATCGACATGCTGACGCAGAACCGCCCGACGAGCGTCGTCGCGATCTACGGCGGCAAGGCCTACGAGGGCCAGATCGAGCAGCTCAAGGCAGGGGCGCAGATCGTCGTCGGCACGCCCGGGCGCCTCATCGACCTCAACAACCAGCGCCTCCTCGACCTGTCGCAAGCGGCCGAGGTCGTGCTCGACGAGGCCGACAAGATGCTGGATCTGGGCTTCCTCCCCGACATCGAGAAGATCTTCCAGAAGGTCCCCGCGATCCGCCACACGCAGCTCTTCTCCGCGACGATGCCCGGACCGATCGTCGCCCTCGCACGGCGGTTCATGTCCAACCCCATCCACATCCGCGCGACCGACCCCGACGAGGGCCTCACGCAGGCCAACATCAAGCACCTCGTGTACCGGGCCCACTCCCTCGACAAGGACGAGGTCATCGCCCGCATCCTCCAGGCCGAGGGCCGGGGCAAGACCGTCATCTTCACGCGCACGAAGCGTGCGGCGCAGCGCCTCGTCGACGAGCTCGGAGACCGCGGATTCAACGCCGCCGCCGTCCACGGAGACATGAGCCAGGAGTCGCGGGAGCGGTCGATGGCCGCGTTCAAGGCCGGCAAGCGCGACGTGCTCATCGCGACCGACGTCGCGGCGCGCGGCATCGACGTCGACGATGTCACCCACGTCATCAACCACACCATCCCCGACGACGAGAAGACCTACCTCCACCGCGCCGGCCGCACGGGCCGTGCGGGCAAGACCGGCATCGCGGTGACCTTCGTCGACTGGGAGGACCTGCACAAGTGGGCCCTCATCAATCGCGCCCTCGAGTTCGGCCAGCCCGAGCCCGTCGAGACATACTCGTCGAGCCCGCACCTGTTCAGCGACCTCGACATCGCCGAGGGCACGAAGGGCCGCATCGCCACGGCGCCGAAGACGCAGGCCGTCAAGACGCAGCCGGCGGCCCGTGCCGCGGACGCGGCCGCCGAGGGCACGGGCGACGGCGGCACGACGCGTCGCCGCCGTCGTCGCTCGCGCGCCTCGAGCGGAGTCGGCTCGACCTTCGCCGAGGGCGTGCCGACCGACGGCCAGGGCGGCGGGACGGATGCCGCGGCATCCACCGACCGCACCGCCGAGGGCGCGGGCACCCACGACGGCCAGGGCAAGGAGCACCACGACGGCAACCCCGGCGCCGCGCGCCGGCGCCGTCGCCGGCGCCGCCCGAGCGCGCCGACGACGGGCGCCTGA
- a CDS encoding ferritin-like fold-containing protein, translating into MFDWLRGGSRRESRSLRLRSRDEQSTATRVDFEELAPDIDTYLGQAAYLQLGFFETLSELIALTPELAKKDALSRAAGAALTKHEELVRLIRDRGDDPTALMLPFREPLDDFRRKTHGVRPQETMLSVHIIAGMLDDFYLALSASYGDTGRRVARILRGDNDRQAIVEIIGETIESDAEWKSLLALWGRRLVGDTLLIARAALRPTTLRIADEEKVEPVFTELMAAHSRRMDAMGLAA; encoded by the coding sequence GTGTTCGACTGGTTGCGCGGCGGGTCGCGTCGGGAATCGCGCTCTCTCCGCCTGCGCTCGCGGGACGAGCAGAGCACGGCGACGCGCGTCGACTTCGAAGAGCTCGCTCCCGACATCGACACCTATCTCGGCCAGGCCGCCTACCTGCAGCTCGGCTTCTTCGAGACGCTCAGCGAGCTCATCGCGCTGACGCCCGAGCTGGCGAAGAAGGACGCCCTGTCGCGCGCGGCCGGTGCCGCGCTGACGAAGCACGAGGAGCTCGTGCGGCTCATCCGCGACCGCGGCGACGACCCGACCGCTCTCATGCTCCCGTTCCGAGAGCCGCTCGACGACTTCCGGCGGAAGACGCACGGCGTGCGGCCCCAGGAGACGATGCTCTCGGTGCACATCATCGCGGGGATGCTCGACGACTTCTATCTCGCGCTCTCGGCGAGCTACGGCGACACCGGCCGCCGGGTCGCGCGCATCCTGCGGGGCGACAACGACCGGCAGGCGATCGTCGAGATCATCGGCGAGACGATCGAGAGCGACGCCGAGTGGAAGTCGCTCCTGGCGCTGTGGGGCCGGCGCCTCGTGGGCGACACCCTCCTCATCGCCCGGGCGGCGCTGCGTCCGACGACGCTGCGGATCGCCGACGAGGAGAAGGTCGAGCCCGTCTTCACCGAGCTCATGGCAGCGCATTCGCGTCGCATGGACGCGATGGGCCTCGCAGCCTAG
- a CDS encoding endonuclease/exonuclease/phosphatase family protein gives MLRLLGIVLAVLSALVAAVLTWPSLFRVDQLFPVAQIVAFRSVLLVIMGAVALVALLLALARPLRLFALSIALIAAIALGANALTLVSRGLGTDSLPEKTADAIRVMTWNTAGSATSPESVAQIAVAMDADIVTLPETTIETGEAVALAMRDLGHRMWAHHAEFGEDGWDARSTTLLISPDLGDYAVIESSVEGTTNTSTVPSAVAMPVDGDGPTVVAAHAVAPRQQYMGRWRDDLSWLADQCGQGENVILAGDFNATIDHMGRLGVDGGTLGHCHDVASETGNGSVGTWPTKLPGLLGAPIDHVMSSEDWVPTGSIVLRSLDGSGSDHRPLIVQLEPAG, from the coding sequence GTGCTGCGCTTGCTCGGGATCGTCCTCGCCGTGCTCAGCGCATTGGTCGCCGCGGTGCTCACCTGGCCCTCGCTCTTCCGGGTCGATCAGCTCTTCCCGGTGGCTCAGATCGTCGCCTTCCGCAGCGTCCTGCTCGTCATCATGGGCGCCGTCGCGCTCGTCGCGCTGCTGCTCGCGCTCGCCCGCCCGCTCCGCCTCTTCGCCCTCTCGATCGCGTTGATCGCCGCGATCGCTCTCGGGGCGAACGCGCTGACCCTCGTCTCTCGGGGCCTCGGCACCGACTCGCTTCCCGAGAAGACGGCCGACGCCATCCGGGTCATGACGTGGAACACGGCCGGATCGGCCACGTCCCCGGAGTCGGTCGCCCAGATCGCCGTCGCGATGGATGCCGACATCGTCACCCTCCCCGAGACCACGATCGAGACGGGTGAGGCCGTGGCCCTCGCGATGCGCGACCTCGGCCACCGCATGTGGGCGCATCACGCGGAGTTCGGCGAGGACGGCTGGGACGCCCGCTCGACGACACTGCTGATCTCGCCCGATCTCGGCGACTACGCCGTGATCGAGTCGTCGGTGGAGGGCACGACGAACACGTCGACCGTGCCGAGCGCGGTCGCCATGCCGGTCGACGGCGACGGCCCCACCGTGGTCGCGGCGCACGCTGTCGCGCCCCGTCAGCAGTACATGGGGCGCTGGCGCGACGACCTCTCGTGGCTCGCCGACCAGTGCGGCCAGGGCGAGAACGTCATCCTCGCGGGAGACTTCAACGCGACGATCGACCACATGGGCCGGCTGGGCGTCGACGGCGGCACCCTCGGACACTGCCATGACGTCGCGTCGGAGACCGGGAACGGGTCGGTCGGAACGTGGCCGACGAAGCTCCCCGGGCTCCTCGGGGCGCCGATCGATCACGTCATGTCGTCCGAGGACTGGGTGCCGACGGGCTCGATCGTGCTGCGGTCGCTCGACGGGTCGGGAAGCGATCACCGGCCCCTCATCGTGCAGCTCGAACCCGCCGGCTGA
- a CDS encoding PHP domain-containing protein, with product MAGGRRFEGPSDVHLHSVHSDGTESAAQVMAAAHSRGLRTVALTDHDTTSGWAEAAEAATSLGMTFLPGMELSARNDWRSVHLLAYLFDPDDPGLRAEMERIRDDRAGRAERIVRSIGRDYPLTWDDVVEQTGDGATIGRPHIADALVARGIVRSRSEAFDTILHPREGYYEGHYAPDVEKAVRLVVAAGGVPVVAHPTPSGRARMMAIPLLEELVGLGLAGFELDHRENTEQGKRVLRGLVEKLDLVVTGSSDYHGLGKPNVPGENTTSDEMVARIIALGTGSRPVYP from the coding sequence ATGGCTGGGGGAAGGCGCTTCGAAGGGCCGAGCGACGTGCACCTGCACTCCGTCCATTCCGACGGCACCGAGTCGGCCGCCCAGGTGATGGCCGCCGCACACAGCCGGGGCCTGCGCACCGTCGCCCTGACCGACCACGACACGACGTCGGGATGGGCCGAGGCGGCCGAGGCCGCGACATCCCTGGGGATGACCTTCCTCCCGGGGATGGAGCTCTCAGCGCGCAACGACTGGCGGTCGGTGCACCTGCTTGCCTACCTCTTCGATCCCGACGACCCGGGGCTGCGCGCCGAGATGGAGCGCATCCGGGACGACCGGGCGGGACGCGCCGAGCGCATCGTGCGCAGCATCGGGCGCGACTATCCGCTCACCTGGGACGACGTCGTGGAGCAGACGGGCGACGGCGCGACCATCGGCCGTCCGCACATCGCCGACGCGCTCGTCGCGCGTGGCATCGTCCGGTCGCGGAGCGAGGCGTTCGACACGATCCTCCACCCCCGCGAGGGGTACTACGAGGGCCACTACGCCCCCGACGTGGAGAAGGCCGTCCGGCTCGTCGTCGCCGCCGGCGGAGTGCCGGTCGTCGCCCACCCCACTCCGTCGGGACGCGCCCGGATGATGGCGATCCCGCTCCTGGAGGAGCTCGTCGGACTCGGCCTCGCCGGCTTCGAGCTCGACCACCGGGAGAACACCGAGCAGGGAAAGCGGGTCCTGCGCGGCCTCGTCGAGAAGCTCGACCTCGTGGTGACGGGCTCGAGCGACTATCACGGTCTCGGCAAGCCCAACGTGCCGGGCGAGAACACCACGAGCGACGAGATGGTCGCTCGCATCATCGCTCTCGGCACCGGCAGCAGGCCGGTCTATCCCTGA